CGCGCCGGTGCCATGGCCGCCTACGAAATCTCCCGCGGGACCATCCAGCCGCCCGTCCAGCAGCGAATCTGAACGTGCCACGACACGACCATCTGCCGCGATCTGCCAATACCAGCCGCTGAGGGGAAGCAGGAATCGCGGGTCAGACGGGGCATCGTCAAGCTCGACCCGGCTGTCATCGACCTCCAGCGAGGCGGTCAGGGCATCCGAAATGGCCGCCGCTTCGGCATCGAAACGGTCGGTCACGAAGCTTTCCAGCAGTTGCGATATGAACAGGAAAGCCGCCAGCAACGCCACGCTCAGCCATACCGCCGCCAGGATCAGAAGCCGCCCCCGGATCGATCGCATCAGGCAGCTGCCCGCAGGATATAGCCCTCGCCGCGCCGCGTCTCGATCATGCCGTCGCCGATCTTCTTGCGCAGGCGTCCGATGACCACCTCGATGGATTTGAAGTCGCGGTCGGTGTCGGCCTCGTAAAGATGCTCGCTCAGTTCGGTGCGGCTGACGATGCGGTTCTTGTGGTGAATCAGGTAGCTGAGAATGCGGGTCTCGAAGGCCGTCAGTTTCAGGGCCATGCCGTCGCGGGTGATCAGCCCAAGCTGGCTGTCCAGCTGCAAGGATCCCGCCTCGATCACCGGGCGGGCATGGCCGGCGGCGCGGCGGATCAGGGTCTGTGCGCGCAGCACGACCTCGTCGAGGCGAAACGGCTTCACGGCATAGTCATCGGCCCCAGCCCGGAATCCCGCGACCTTGTCGGTCCAGTCGCCGCGTGCGGTCAGGATCAGTACCGGCATCCCGATCCCCTGGTCGCG
This region of Paracoccus saliphilus genomic DNA includes:
- a CDS encoding response regulator transcription factor — translated: MRALIVEDDPVLSEQLATAMRDAGFVTDLAMDGTQGEYLGATESYDVAVLDLGLPGMPGIDVLTRWRDQGIGMPVLILTARGDWTDKVAGFRAGADDYAVKPFRLDEVVLRAQTLIRRAAGHARPVIEAGSLQLDSQLGLITRDGMALKLTAFETRILSYLIHHKNRIVSRTELSEHLYEADTDRDFKSIEVVIGRLRKKIGDGMIETRRGEGYILRAAA